Proteins co-encoded in one Megalops cyprinoides isolate fMegCyp1 chromosome 1, fMegCyp1.pri, whole genome shotgun sequence genomic window:
- the LOC118776450 gene encoding myeloid-associated differentiation marker homolog: protein MPVILGEASVLTTPLSLVRIWALVSGCLTFSLVASLGHPQLAGSEESLRQTLRAFCMFTWCFFFILTLIIILVEFIQFQSLLPISWKNLPITVAALGALMYLSTSVSFPWTVMTTNVEPKAIAATVSSCLTFLAYASETYLIRLQGREQRGYMASAPGLLKIFQVFGGCLMLVLVSKNYRSDDPQAWLFWLKLSIYVLCFLMSLGTVVVMLGDCASRCPLPFDRLLAGFSHLGVLLYMVVTVICFTNILTIQAKNDSSKLVIESVITCLTLLAYTVDLAFSIKLLCDRG from the coding sequence ATGCCTGTGATATTGGGGGAGGCCAGCGTCCTCACCACCCCTCTCTCGTTGGTCCGCATCTGGGCGCTGGTCTCTGGCTGCCTCACCTTCAGCCTGGTGGCCTCCCTGGGTCACCCGCAGCTTGCTGGCTCCGAGGAGTCCCTGCGCCAGACTTTACGGGCCTTCTGCATGTTCACCTGGTGCTTCTTCTTCATCCTCACCCTCATCATCATCCTGGTGGAGTTCATCCAGTTTCAGAGCCTGCTCCCCATTTCCTGGAAGAACCTGCCCATCACAGTGGCGGCCCTGGGGGCGCTCATGTACCTCAGCACCTCCGTGAGCTTCCCGTGGACGGTCATGACAACAAACGTCGAGCCAAAGGCCATCGCGGCCACCGTCTCCTCCTGCCTGACCTTCCTGGCTTACGCCTCAGAGACCTACCTGATACGGCTGCAgggcagagaacagagaggatACATGGCCAGCGCCCCAGGGCTGCTCAAGATCTTCCAGGTGTTTGGGGGTTGTTTGATGCTGGTCTTGGTCAGCAAGAACTATCGCTCTGACGACCCGCAGGCCTGGCTGTTCTGGCTCAAGTTGTCCATATACGTCCTCTGCTTCCTCATGTCCTTGGGCACCGTGGTGGTCATGCTGGGTGACTGCGCCAGCCGCTGCCCCCTTCCCTTCGACCGCCTGCTGGCAGGTTTCAGCCATTTGGGTGTGCTGCTCTATATGGTGGTCACAGTGATCTGCTTCACCAATATCCTGACTATCCAGGCCAAAAACGACAGCTCAAAACTTGTGATTGAGAGCGTGATTACCTGCCTCACCCTGCTGGCCTATACAGTGGATTTGGCCTTCTCCATTAAACTCTTGTGTGACAGAGGTTAA